The genomic segment TGCATGGTGGTGTTTCGTCATTGTAAGGAGAAACTAATTTGAGTTTTTCGGGTGAAACTTTGAGATCTTCTATGATTATCCTTCGAAGCTTTTCGTTCTCTTCCATTACTTCATCAATGAGTTTCTGATGTTTCAGCACCTACacaatcaataacataaccatgAGCTAATAAAATCCTATAAAGTGtaacagaaagaagaaagaaagaaacttgtaGTCAAGAATGAGGACGATACCATTTGAAGCATTAAGCTCTCTGATTCTAGTTGTGTGACCTATCAATGTCATAAAACAAAAGATGGTTCAACAGACGGCTTTCTGAGATCAAAGCAGATAGGGGGAAACATTCTGTGATAGAATCGTTACCTGTCGTTCTTCCGCAGTTGTGTCTCGTTGTTTCAGAATCGGGTTGTCGAGGAAACTGTTAATCACTTTCTCAGTTCGAGTACCAAACGTTCCTGAATCAGTAGAGGAAGCCTTTTTCTTGTAAGATGTATCTGTGTCCACATGTTTCTTGTGACCGGTTACAGATCGAGACACCTGGTCTTCGTCTTCAGTTTGACTTGAGGTGGTTTCACTCGTTCTTCCAAGTTTAGTCATTAAGTTGGATGCAGTTTCCTAGGGAGATTCATAATCATGGTTTCATGTGAAGGAACAAACCGATTATTAAGGACACTTAAAGAAAGACTAGTACTTACCATAATAGAAGCTTGAAGTTTGTGTATGGCACTTGGTTTCACTGCGATGCCTGTCAATAATAGATATAAGTTGATGACAATCGCGACAGTTCAAACAAGCAATTCAAGGGATGCTAACATAACTAACAAACCTAAGTAACTCAAAATGGTCGAGCTTTTGgaacaaaatgaagaaacaaGAAGTTTAAATTAATAGTGGAAACATACCAACTCCAAAACCATGACCAAAGCCAACTCCACAGCCAACACCTGCTTTAATGTTCCTAGCTCCCAGCTTCCTCAACTAAAGATAGCACATGTATACGCAACCAGATTCAGAAAAGCATAATGCAGGAAGATCGAAAAATGAGCACAAGCAAAGACAAGTTTTGTCTATACAGTACAGCGTTATTCACGTGGTGCGTGGCCCCTGAAAATACATCGGTTGCTCCTCTAGCTGAACGCATAACTTCCCCAACCATTGGAATACTACCTAATATGTACATcataacaacaacatcatcgGATTAGTActctcacaagtcacaatcATGATGCTGTGTGAGCCAGCCAAACCAATTACACACACGGTTTTGGACTATGAATGATAGATTAATACTGCTCTCATTCCCGAGACAATCTGATTGAAACATAGTCTTCAACAAATAATATAGCCTTCTTCTCCTAGTTTAGACAGATTGGTTTGGATAAAAGTAGAAAATGGCTAAAAAACGAACTAAACAACAGACCATAATCATCAGTGGCAAGCAATACACtaagaatcaaatcaaacttCCATAATCAGGT from the Camelina sativa cultivar DH55 chromosome 12, Cs, whole genome shotgun sequence genome contains:
- the LOC104731809 gene encoding uncharacterized protein LOC104731809; translated protein: MEESGKGGGGGRISSNGVVMKKKERLGFSNGGIKIENPFAFKALQVFTGFGVGCGVGIGTGAPLNLGSIPMVGEVMRSARGATDVFSGATHHVNNALRKLGARNIKAGVGCGVGFGHGFGVGIAVKPSAIHKLQASIMETASNLMTKLGRTSETTSSQTEDEDQVSRSVTGHKKHVDTDTSYKKKASSTDSGTFGTRTEKVINSFLDNPILKQRDTTAEERQVTQLESESLMLQMVLKHQKLIDEVMEENEKLRRIIIEDLKVSPEKLKLVSPYNDETPPCKDCFECRRKQRRNRRRQL